The Candidatus Methanoperedens sp. genome segment GTCTTCCAGGCAGGCGCTGGCACGCCATTTAACATGAACACCAATGAGGTCATTGCCAATATCGCAGTCAAGAAATTAGGAGGAAAAACTGGCGATTATCACCTCGTTCATCCCAACAACCATGTAAACATAGCGCAGTCCTCCAACGATGTAATACCCACAGCAATACGACTGGGCGTGCTTCTTACCCTGTCGCCTCTTATCAGTGAACTGGAAGAAATAATATCAGCATTTCGTGCAAAGGCAAAAGAATATGATCCTGTAATCAAGGTGGGAAGGACTCATCTTGAAGATGCCGTGCCCATAAGGTACGGTCAGGTGTTTGGTGGATATGCGGCATCGCTTGAGAAGTGTATCGTGAGACTTGCTGCTTCGGAAAACAGCATGTTTGAACTGGGAATCGGCGGGACAGCAGTCGGCACAGGCATCAATACGCATCCGGATTTCAAAAAGACGATTATTTCAGAACTAAGCAAACTTACAGGTTTTGAGTTTTATCAGGGCAACAGTATCATGCTGTCATGGAGCATGGCAGGTTTTGTGGACGTATCCAGCGCGCTGCGGACTCTGGCAATTGAACTCAACAAGATTTCAAACGATTTGCGCCTCCTGAATTCAGGACCGAAAACTGGCGTTGCTGAGATAATCCTGCCTGAGGTTGAGCCGGGCTCTTCCATAATGCCTGGGAAGGTCAATCCCTCTATTCCTGAAGCTGTGAACATGGTATGTTTCCAGGTCATGGGCAATGACCATGCAGTGGCACTGGCAGCAGAGGCGGGGCAAATGGAACTCAACGTGATGACACCACTTATTGCATTTGATCTATTGTGGAGCATTGAACTTTTGACGAACACCATCAGGATGCTCCGTGAGTTCTGCGTTTCAGGCATGATAGTGGATGAGAAAAGGTGCGGCGAGCTTCTTGAGAACAGTCATGCTCTGGCAACTGTGCTAAATCCTTATATTGGCTACGATGCAGTCGCAGAACTTGTTAAAACCGCGCTTTCCGAGAATAAGTCGCTGAGGCAGGTGCTTATTGAAAAGGATATTATCCCTGAGAAATATCTAAATGAGATACTTGATGCAAGGAAGATGACTGAGCCGGGGGTTGTGGACAAGAAGATAATCGAGGAGATCAGGAAGTACAGAGGAAAGGGATGAAATAGCTATTTCATAAAGCTATTAAATTTACCAATCCTTTAAATTCCATGTCAAAAGTGAAAATAATATCAATTTTAAGTCTCTCCATGAGAGCAATGTTTGTGCAATCTGTGAAGCTCAAGTGCTTATCTTCGTATTGAAGGTAAAGTTCCCATGCCTTGTCAAAATCTATCGGCTCTATGAAGCGAAAATTTATAGGTTTTGCCTTTGCAAATTTCCCTATGTCGTAAGCGAATTTCTTGCTGCCTGTCCTGACATAAGCGAGGGTTAATGCCTCGTCGAAGATATAGTCGGTGACAAATAGCTTGCCATAATCGCCCTGAAGCGCAGGCATCATTACTTCCAGAGCTTTATTGTGGTTTCTGTCTTTAACGTTTCTTGCGGCGACGAGCGCTGAGGTATCGAGTAGAAGGCTCATGGATTTCACCATATACGTATTTATCAATGTTCTCAGAAGAATCTTCAACGCCCCAGTTA includes the following:
- a CDS encoding aspartate ammonia-lyase, whose product is MTRVEKDSLGEIEVPENALYGAFTTRASNNFRISGLRAKPEFIKSIAFIKKAAATTNMKLGILDKKIGDAIIQAADEVIEGKHMEQFILDVFQAGAGTPFNMNTNEVIANIAVKKLGGKTGDYHLVHPNNHVNIAQSSNDVIPTAIRLGVLLTLSPLISELEEIISAFRAKAKEYDPVIKVGRTHLEDAVPIRYGQVFGGYAASLEKCIVRLAASENSMFELGIGGTAVGTGINTHPDFKKTIISELSKLTGFEFYQGNSIMLSWSMAGFVDVSSALRTLAIELNKISNDLRLLNSGPKTGVAEIILPEVEPGSSIMPGKVNPSIPEAVNMVCFQVMGNDHAVALAAEAGQMELNVMTPLIAFDLLWSIELLTNTIRMLREFCVSGMIVDEKRCGELLENSHALATVLNPYIGYDAVAELVKTALSENKSLRQVLIEKDIIPEKYLNEILDARKMTEPGVVDKKIIEEIRKYRGKG
- a CDS encoding PIN domain-containing protein, with the translated sequence MSLLLDTSALVAARNVKDRNHNKALEVMMPALQGDYGKLFVTDYIFDEALTLAYVRTGSKKFAYDIGKFAKAKPINFRFIEPIDFDKAWELYLQYEDKHLSFTDCTNIALMERLKIDIIFTFDMEFKGLVNLIAL